The following are encoded in a window of Megachile rotundata isolate GNS110a chromosome 2, iyMegRotu1, whole genome shotgun sequence genomic DNA:
- the Pyroxd1 gene encoding pyridine nucleotide-disulfide oxidoreductase domain 1 — translation MSKEEINCTFAIVGGGIAGVSCVESIGFLAPEESTVLITASPLIKAVTNIIPLGKTLMQFNVEEKDVETLTNTRNSLIVIHDFVEKVNTTNKQLETKNGRIIHYKMLCLCNGARPKLVAERNNFVLGIRDTESVVQFSQKIKSSRKIVIIGNGGIATEIIHEVDGIEMVWVIKDKHISATFIDPGAAEFFVDKVYRTNTSTNVNTNTVTKRMRYTISDPTAVKAGPALGPDWHNNFDIKGTYLKASKVQIEYECEMIKILNESEKKEFDPMQEWPVYVELTNGKIIGCDFIVSATGVIPNTNITGLEDITKGEDGGLLVDWKLETSKQDVYAAGDVCSAGWEIAKHWFQMRLWTQAHQMGRYAAKSMVSKLRNEEFLQDFCFELFTHVTKFFGYKVVLLGLFNGQKLDNKYEILLRMTKGQEYIKLILENGKMQGAVLIGDTDLEEMCENLILNQLDLSDYGEDLLNPDIDIEDYFD, via the coding sequence ATGAgtaaggaagaaataaattgtacatttgCAATAGTAGGTGGTGGTATTGCAGGAGTATCTTGTGTTGAAAGCATAGGTTTCCTTGCACCAGAAGAAAGTACTGTTTTAATTACAGCAAGTCCTTTAATAAAGGcagttacaaatataattcCTCTTGGTAAAACTTTAATGCAGTTTAACGTGGAAGAGAAGGATGTAGAAACTTTAACAAATACACGCAATTCTTTAATAGTTATTCACGATTTTGTAGAGAAAGTAAATACCACAAATAAGCAACTTGAGACAAAAAATGGAAGAATCATACATTATAAAATGTTATGTCTTTGTAATGGTGCTAGGCCTAAGCTTGTAGCAGAacgtaataattttgtattaggaATAAGAGATACAGAGTCAGTTgttcaattttctcaaaaaataaaatcttcaagaaaaattgtaataattggaAACGGAGGTATTGCTACCGAAATTATACATGAAGTGGATGGCATTGAGATGGTATGGGtaattaaagataaacataTTTCTGCAACATTTATTGATCCTGGAGCTGCAGAATTTTTTGTAGATAAGGTATACAGAACCAATACATCTACAAATGTTAATACAAATACTGTGACAAAGAGGATGAGATACACAATATCTGATCCTACAGCTGTAAAAGCTGGTCCAGCTTTGGGTCCAGATTGGCacaataattttgatataaaaGGTACTTATTTGAAAGCTTCAAAAGTACAGATAGAATATGAGTGTGAAATGATTAAGATTCTTAATGAAtcagaaaaaaaagaatttgatccTATGCAAGAATGGCCTGTGTATGTTGAACTAACAAATGGAAAGATTATTGGTTGTGACTTTATTGTGTCAGCAACAGGTGTAATACCAAATACCAATATAACAGGTTTAGAAGATATTACAAAAGGAGAAGATGGAGGTCTGTTGGTAGATTGGAAACTAGAGACTTCAAAGCAAGATGTATATGCTGCAGGAGATGTATGCAGTGCAGGATGGGAAATAGCGAAACATTGGTTTCAAATGAGATTGTGGACTCAAGCTCACCAAATGGGACGATATGCCGCTAAATCAATGgtttcaaaattaagaaatgaagaGTTTTTGCAAGATTTTTGTTTTGAACTTTTTACTCATGTCACTAAATTTTTTGGTTACAAGGTAGTTTTACTTGGTTTATTTAATGGACAAAAATtggataataaatatgaaatactgTTACGTATGACTAAAGGACAAGAATACATAAAACTCATTCTGGAGAATGGCAAAATGCAAGGAGCAGTGTTAATTGGGGATACTGATTTAGAAGAAATGTGTGAGAATTTAATACTTAATCAATTGGATTTGAGTGACTATGGCGAAGATTTATTAAATCCTGATATTGACATTGAAGATTATTTTGATTAA
- the mRpS18B gene encoding mitochondrial ribosomal protein S18B has protein sequence MSLILNKLFLAGSIFRSNLTAKVISTKFIRSTSTNSNEIDVIEENGIKYPVLNVTKDRTKIIPAETSIQYLQSTAYKLTYGDYPVWKFYRRNFKGQFAPKKTRKMCIRGGVISTGNPCPICRDEYLVLDYRNVELLKQFISEYTGEILSYSYTGICQRSHNNLLAAIMKARDYGLLTYDVHYRYYDHSEWQN, from the exons atgtcattgatattaaataaattattcttagCTGGATCAATTTTTCGAAGTAATCTAACTGCAAAA GTTATTTCTACGAAATTCATACGTTCTACGTCTACAAATTCTAACGAGATAGATGTAATAGAAGAGAATGGAATAAAATATCCAGTTTTGAATGTTACAAAAGACAGAACTAAAATTATTCCTGCTGAAACTAGTATACAATATTTACAGAGTACTg ctTACAAACTAACTTATGGAGACTATCCAGTGTGGAAGTTTTATAGGCGCAATTTTAAAGGACAGTTTGCACCGAAAAAGACAAGAAAAATGTGCATT AGAGGTGGAGTGATTTCCACTGGTAATCCTTGTCCAATCTGTAGAGATGAATATTTAGTTCTTGATTACCGTAATGTTGAGTTGTTAAAACAGTTTATTTCCGAATACACTGGAGAAATCTTAAGTTATAG ttatacTGGTATTTGTCAAAGATCTCATAATAATCTTCTTGCTGCTATAATGAAAGCAAGGGACTATGGATTACTTACATATGATGTTCATTATAGGTATTATGATCATTCAGAGtggcaaaattaa